One genomic region from Macaca mulatta isolate MMU2019108-1 chromosome 20, T2T-MMU8v2.0, whole genome shotgun sequence encodes:
- the ZNF267 gene encoding zinc finger protein 267 isoform X2, whose amino-acid sequence MLENYRNLVSLGLLVSKPDLITFLEQRKEPWNVKREETVAVQPDVFSHYNKDLLTEQCTEASFQKVVSRRHGNCHLENLHLRKRWKREECDGHNGCYDEKTFKYDQFDESSVESLFHQQILSSCAKSYNFDQYRKVFTHSSLFNQQEEIDIWGKHHIHDKTSELFRQVSTLSRYRDVFIGEKNYHCNNSEKTLNQSSSPKNHQENCFLEKQCKCKEFEKVFLQSMHGQEKQEQSYKCNKCVEVCAQSLKHIQHQTIHIRENSYRCNKYDKDLSQSSNLRKQIIHNEEKPYKCEKCGDSFNHSLHLTQHQIIPTEEKPYKWKECGKVFNLNCSLYLTKQQQIDTGENLYKCKACSKSFTRSSNLIVHQRIHTGEKPYKCKECGKAFRCSSYLTKHKRIHTGEKPYKCKECGKAFNRSSCLTQHQTTHTGEKLYKCKVCSKSYARSSNLIMHQRVHTGEKPYKCKECGKVFSRSSCLTQHRKIHTGENLYKCKVCAKPFTCFSNLIVHERIHTGEKPYKCKECGKAFPYSSHLIRHHRIHTGEKPYKCKACSKSFSDSSGLTVHRRTHTGEKPYTCKECGKAFSYSSDVIQHQRIHTGQRPYKCEECGKAFNYRSYLTTHQRSHTGERPYKCEECGKAFNSRSYLTTHRRSHTGERPYKCDECGKAFSYRSYLTTHRRSHSGERPYKCEECGKAFNSRSYLITHQRSHTREKL is encoded by the coding sequence aTGTGTTTTCGCATTATAACAAGGACCTGTTGACAGAGCAATGCACAGAAGCTTCATTCCAAAAAGTGGTATCAAGGAGACATGGGAACTGTCATCTTGAGaatttacatttaagaaaaaggTGGAAAAGGGAGGAGTGTGATGGGCACAATGGATGTTATGATGAAAAGACTTTTAAATATGATCAATTTGATGAGTCCTCTGTTGAAAGTTTGTTTCACCAACAAATACTTTCTTCTTGTGCCAAAAGCTATAACTTTGATCAATATAGGAAGGTCTTTACTCATTCATCATTGTTTAATCAACAAGAGGAAATAGATATTTGGGGAAAACATCACATACATGATAAAACTTCAGAGTTATTTAGGCAGGTCTCTACTCTAAGTAGGTACCGAGATGTTTTTATTGGAGAGAAAAATTATCATTGCAATAATTCTGAAAAAACCTTGAACCAAAGCTCAAGCCCTAAAAATCATCAGGAAAATTGCTTTCTagaaaaacaatgcaaatgtaAAGAATTTGAGAAAGTCTTTCTTCAGAGTATGCATGGGCAAGAGAAGCAAGAACAGTCTTACAAATGTAATAAATGTGTAGAAGTTTGTGCCCAGTCATTAAAACATATTCAACATCAGACCATCCATATCAGAGAAAACTCATATAGATGTAATAAATATGATAAAGACCTTAGTCAGTCATCAAATCTTAGAAAGCAGATAATCCATAATGAagagaaaccatacaaatgtgaaaaatgtgggGATAGCTTTAACCATAGTTTGCACCTTACTCAACATCAGATCATTCCTACCGAAGAGAAACCTTATAAATGGAAAGAATGTGGCAAAGTCTTTAACCTTAACTGTAGTTTATACCTTACCAAACAGCAGCAAATTGATACTGGAGAAAACCTTTACAAATGTAAAGCATGTAGCAAATCTTTTACTCGTTCCTCCAATCTTATTGtgcatcagagaattcacactggagagaaaccatacaaatgtaaagaatgtggcaaagcctttcgCTGTAGTTCATACCTTACTAAACATAAgcgaattcatactggagagaaaccttataaatgtaaagaatgtggaaaagctttTAACCGTAGTTCATGCCTTACTCAACATCAGACAACTCATACGGGAGAAAAACTTTACAAATGTAAAGTATGTAGCAAATCTTATGCTCGTTCTTCAAATCTTATTATGCATCAGagagttcatactggagagaagccttataaatgtaaagaatgtggcaaagtcTTTAGCCGTAGTTCTTGCCTTACTCAACATcggaaaattcatactggagagaatcTTTACAAATGTAAGGTATGTGCCAAACCTTTTACTTGTTTCTCAAATCTTATTGTGCAtgagagaattcatactggagagaaaccctataaatgtaaagaATGCGGCAAAGCCTTTCCTTATAGTTCACACCTTATTCGACATCAtcgaattcatactggagaaaaaccatATAAATGTAAAGCATGTAGCAAATCTTTTAGTGACTCCTCAGGTCTTACTGTGCATCGGcgaactcatactggagagaaaccctatacatgtaaagaatgtggcaaagcctttagttaTAGTTCAGATGTTATTcagcatcagagaattcatactggccagagaccctacaaatgtgaagaatgtggcaaagccttcaaCTATAGGTCATACCTCACTACACATCAGAGAAgtcatactggagagagaccctacaaatgtgaagaatgtgggaaagccttcaacTCTAGGTCATACCTCACTACACATCGGAGAAgtcatactggagagagaccctaCAAATGTGATGAATGTGGTAAAGCCTTCAGCTATAGGTCATACCTCACTACACATCGGAGAAGTCATAGTGGAGAGAGACCCTACAAATgcgaagaatgtggcaaagcctttaactcTAGGTCATACCTCATTACACATCAGAGAAGTCATACTAGagaaaaactttga